The genomic DNA CGCAGCGTCTCTGGGAAACTGGGTGAAAGGCTCCTGAAGGTCAATGTGTAACACTTGGCTCACTGTGGAGAAACACCTTGTTTATTTAGCTCTAAACTGGTTTAAACAGGAGGTTTCCTTTTGCTTGCTCACGGCCCTTGAGGCGCTGAAGCGTGTTGAGTGATGAAAGTGTTTTTggatcaaaaaaaaaataaaagtgtttttcaaaacatttcataatgttGCAATATTTACCGTCTTTGAGCTGAAGGTGAAGCTTTCAGCGGGAGAGTAATCTCTGCAGGGTTCAAACAGATCatagaagatgtgaaatatCCTGTTACTACAAATCCTGGCTTGGCCATTCATTATTAAAGGACTCTTCTTGTAACAGCTCCATGTCTTGTTGCTTGCTATAGGTGCTGGAGAGTTTTAAGATCATGGACTACAGCCTGCTGCTGGGTGTGCACGTCATGGACCAGAGCCAGAGGGAGGGGGGTGAGCCGGGCCAGGCTGGGGGAGACGGGAGGAGACCCGTGGGTCAGAGGGTGCTTTACTCCACTGCCATGGAGTCCATCCAGGGAGACGGCAAGGCTGCTGAAGCCCTCACCACAGACGACACGTGAGTCGGCTCagctggggggaaaaaaacgcaCATATTACGCACACGTATTTGGACATATATACACTCTGCCTCTGTTTGTCTCTTAATCGCCACCTTCCTTTTCCTCACAGACACAGTTATACAACAGTCCATGCTCATACTTCTCTCACAGGAGAGGACACTGTGTACACACAGTCAGGCTCTCATATAACCATagctacacaaatacaaacacagcCACGTATTTACAGCAATACACGCGAATGTAAATACTGCAAGTGCCGCTTTGacaaacatttgagcattgcaGAAGAAGAACAGTAGCTGTTCTCTGACtgctggtgtgtttttttactcTGTTTCAGGATGGGTGGCATCCCtgccaaaacacacaaagaagaaAAGCTGCTCATCTTCCTGGGTATCATAGATATCCTGCAGTCATACAGGTACTGATCTTTATGAGATTACATAAACCTGCCTTCATTTTATTCATAAtactgtttcttttttattattactgatcGGATCTGTTTACTTTTGGGGCTATGAAACCCATTTCAATGTGACTATATGATCTGCAGAAATGTTTGTCTCAGTTTCTGAGAAGTAAAATGTCTCATAAATGGTCAATTTAGATGACTATTAAGAGGGAACGTGCATGAATAGTTAAGGACTGGGATGACTCTCGGAGTAACCGCTTCGATTGATGCTTGCCCTACGACAAGACCTCTTAATGTTGAATTATCACCCTGCGTAGATGGAAAGCCACTTTACCTCACTCCTAAAAGGACTTTTTCTCCATCCAACATGATTTAAATGGACACAGCGGTCTATAAGTCTTCTTTATTtacacattgatttttttttttttccctgagaGCAAAGGCGTCAGGTGACAGAGGAGAAAGCCTTTTGGCTCATCGGCTTTTTAAACTTGTGGCAATTTGAAAGCATCACATAAATCTGTGTCAgcctggttggcggaggcattaAATGCGCACAGAGTGGGCGAGGTGAGATTGGGTCAGGTCAGGGAGGAATAAGGGATGAATAGGCCCAATTTGTCTCCACTCATCCTGCCTTACTTCATGGTAGCCTGCTTCCTTCAAAGACAACGTTACATAACTAAACTTTGATGTGTTTTCTGCttaaatgctgaaaaatgaCCGTAGTTTGTGTTGTGCCAAGGGGGGGGGAAGAGTCTCCGGTTTGATCAAGCATAAAGGGGAAGTTCTTGAGTAAGCGGATATATATGTGTGACAAGACctcttcttgttttgtttctcccCAGGTTCATTAAAAAGTTGGAACACTCGTGGAAAGCCCTGGTGTACGATGGCGTGAGTTGATAGCCTGCTCAAAATCGGACACTGCTGCTTTCATGAATGAGCCTTTTTATTTGGTCACATACTGTCGTACGTCCACTAGTGGCTGTTTGATAAAAGCTCTGCATTTTCTCTGCCTGTCCTCAGGACTCCGTCTCGGTGCACCGGCCCGGATTTTATGCCAGCCGCTTCCTCAAGTTCATGAGCACACGGGTCTTCAGGAAGACTCAGCGTAAGTCCGCAAGTTGATCACACATGGGAGGGAAAGCACAAACAAACGAAGAATAGGGGCAGCAATGTGAAGAAGGAAATCCTGGCCTGATAAGAAGAGTCAATCCGTGGGcgttttttattatattgtctATTGCTGGGCATTATTTGTGTGTCAATGTAATATAATTAGATCAGTGGTAATTCACTTAAGTTAACCGGCATATCGTTTCCTTGTATTGTCTTCCCGATTCAGCCAGAGCATTTTCCTGTCTTGCCTGTTATTGTCTTCGATAGTTAGCTGTTATAGAAACATTTGAGGCACATGGTCCATTCAGAAATGTGAGCTTTGATTACATTTTTGGATGAATTCTTTGAAATTCATGTTGTTTATGTGTAAGCAATCATGTGGCTAGGTCATTCAAAACAGATTGAGTCTGTTGTGTGGCTAGGTCCTGTAGTCCAGGAAGTAAAGATGACGTTGATTCCCAGCAGAAACCAGGAATGCAGTGCTGATCGATGTATGACACATTGGAATCGTTTCATCCGCAGTCTATTCTCAGTGTGGTGGGTGTGGCTGTCAGTAAAGCCAGGAAGTCGTTTTCACATTAACATCAAATATAGTAACAATGTTATGCAACCATGCGGGAACCCCCCCTGTGGGAATGAACATGGCTGAGGCAAAGATTTGGGGATTTAGTTGTGCTATTAACCATCGCCAAGTCCCGTCAGAGGGAGTGGACGGGAAGGGATTTAATTTCATGCCCTGCTTGGGAGGCAGGGTAGGCCTAAGGAAGGTTTAGGGGACACTTGTGTAATCGTCATTGTGCATTTTAACAGTTTAAGGACTTCCCTGCTAATTTTGGAGGCAGAGCATTGGAGTTTCATTGTGTGTGAACATTGCTTCAATCAGGATAATCGTCTCTTTCCAATTATCTTCTCTTACTCTTTTTCTGCCTCTGCTTCCCTGAATCTTTAtcgctctcttctttttcttttcttttccctcaCTTGCTCCTTTTCTTTGCTCTGCAGCACTTCGATTCTCCCCTTCAAAGAGGACTCGTACGTCCATCCCGGCTCTGAAGTCGTCCTCACAGGAGATCCTTTCATCGCAGGCGGATGAGAGGAacgaggaggacaggagggacaGGCTGGGAGGAGCCTGCAGCCTGGCCAGTCTGGGCGGACAAGGTACACAAAACAACAGCTTTTTAGGAAAACCTCGCTCTTACCGTGACAACTTATAGTTCATATCTTGGATACTTGACAATATTCAGGGATGCTCAAAGAAGTGCCTGAATTATTAAGGAGATTGTTTGAAatctattatattataaatgcaCTTTACCATTATCCACAACACGTCTCTCTCCAAACGGCCTCCTAATCTGCCATTTCAACCTCAGTCATTCTCTAGTTTTTATAGCTTATTAGAGCTTTTTTAGAAACACTTGAGGCCCATAAACAGCCACTTGCATTCGGCCATAAAAATGTTGTCCTCTCAGCACTGTCCCGAGGGGGTAGCTGTCACTGTTGACACAGTGTTTGGCCTTgatggaaagaaaacagaagCCACCTTGTTATTAGCAGCCCATCCGATACAcaatttgtgcatgtgtgtgtccgtAGGGCATGTGTAATAAGAAAACAAACGGTTGTGTTGTTTTAGCCGTGTTATCCTCACCTCCCCTATCACTTTCTCTCTCATGATCATAATCTGACCTCAGCACAAGAAGGTCTATGAATCAGCTGTTTGAAAGAAAGTGTCTGCACACGTTCAGCAGCTTTCGTCTGACCTTTGTGTTTGATATGATGAAGGAGTTTTGACCAACGCCACACAGGAAGAAACAAGGGTGTGGAGCGGAAAGAGAAGTCACAGGGTCATGTGTCTTTACAACCAGGCGCTCTCCCACCAGCGTCTCCAGCTGTGACGCAATACACTATAAAGCAATTTGGATTGTTACACTTCCTGACTCTCTTTACGGTTGCTAAATCAGTctcagagaggacagagaaaaTCGGTTTTACTCCGAAGCGTGAGGTTTATTCTAGGAAATATGTTATATTGGAACCATTTAATCAATTAGCTTAAATCAAATTCTCATGCCCTGCCTCGTCTCAGTCATTAGGCTGGTTTAAACTTTCCACaattaaagaataaatctgTCTCCTTTCATCTGGTGGACGATCCACAGCTGTACAAAGCTTTATTGATTGACTAATGGGGCGTTTTTGGTCTTCCAGGAAATTACGGCCGTAGATGTCAGTGTTGTTGGTCGATGTGTGACTTCTTGATTAAAGGAGAACTCCACAGATTTTACAAACACAAAGTTCAGTTTACTCATCATGGgcagtactgtaatactcagcgtgtgaaaaaagttgtataatGTCTATGTGGATCTGGAGGAGCTTTGAAAAGTCAGAGAAGTTTCATCTCGGCTTGACTTGACTGCGTTACAAACTGGAGGCatggagtttgaaagatgttGTTACCAAAGATATGAAATGTAGGAAAGTTGATTTCCTTTACTGACATCACATGCATGTGAATCTTTTGTCCTCAGCTGTGTTCGGCTCGTACCTGCGCCCCGATCTGGTCCCTGCCAACCCGTCCTTCTACGAGGGCTCCTCCATGGGAaccatctccacctcctccatttTTGTCAACGTGGACAACCAAACAGGGGAGAGGTACGGGTGTCTACTTGTTTTCCTTCTTAACTCTATATGTGGTTGCTTTCATGATATCATTCAACACTCGGTGTTGATTTAGGGGTGGAACGTGTAGTTTATCACCTTAAAACCATCACGCGAGCTGCAAACAATACGGCCTATGAGGGGGACAAGAAGGAAGGCATGTGGATTTACCAcgcccaacacacacacacacactttcacataCTCCCACGTTATTGTCTGTCCTCTTACATCACATGGTCTTATTGGTGACGTGCGTCATGGAGCAGGTGACTCAGCGCACACACATCCTACACAATATACGGACACAGTCAAAGGACGAGTGGTGTGATGATGGGAACTGTTCATTTACAAGAcagggaagaagaaaaaactttatttcattAACCATCTCTTACAACATCATTAATAGTGTTTTAATGGTGCAGTGTTGACTCATAGTTGAAGACCTTTAGAAGTTTATTACCTCATATTACACTGCAAAAgctgataaaaatgtgattatgaAATAATGCTCAACGTACTCCATGAATAGGTTATATTACACCTACACTACTGTTATCACACTATATCGTCTGGCTGTTAGTAAAGGACAGTTTCATTTTGTTCTGAACACTCGGTCCTCTGGCCTCTACGTGTTTTCCCATCTTTCACCTCTCCTTCTGTCCAGCAGTGTCAGGTTCAGCTTGCTCTCTAAAGGCTTCATTGTGTGACTTGCCCGGTCCCGTCCCTTCATCAGTCACCTGCTGCTGCGCTGACATTGTTCTGTCAACTGTTTTCATAAATATTTAAACGCCGGCTTTGACGCGGCCTTACTCCGTGCCATTATGCCGCAGAAAGACTGTGACAAAAGGGGACAAGCGGGTGTAGTGGCGACTGCACATCCACTAACAATAATCCCTGTCTGACAGCTGGTCTGTCTCTTACAGTGGTTAACACCTTGTGTTGGGATGTGTCAGGGGAGGATTGTTTTAAAACAAAGATGACTCTTTATCTGTCCATCTATCTCCACAACTGTACTCCTTTGAGTCCCTTTGAGTTTGAATACAAAAAGTGGTCAATCACATGTCATAAAAGGGTAAAAAACACATTCCTGAATTTATCAGGGAGTCACCTGATGTACATACAAGGAAAACCGCTTTCAAGTCTCCCCCTGGTGGTTGAAACGTAAAAGTCATTCTACATTTGAAGGTATACATGTGATTCCTGTATTGATGCAGTCTCATAGTGCACCTCTATTTCATTGAAGTATTTGTATGTTGCAAGATTTATGccttttatttagtttaattGTGAGAGGTAAACATGTATTTGTATTGGCTGCATGGGGATAAAAAGCCTAGTGTTTGTGATTTTGTGTCTTGGAGGATTCCTTTATGCACTTGCAGAAGGTGATGGCTCTGCAGGCTTCACTCTCCTACAATCGTAACATCTTTTAATGCATACATTACACTCCCTGCTCAtcattttgaacacattttcTGCTGCATAATGCATTTTCCATGTTATAGTTTCTGTTAATATCATGGTAAAGATCTTGAGACAGAAATGTTGATGTCATTTTTTCTTTAATTCCCCAAAAAACTGAGCCCAAAATGTAGTTGTGCAATTTTCTAGAATAATTCAATTCTTAAGTTTGCATCTGTTTGTGGTACATACTCTCCCAGCAAGGGTCTCATTTTGACTTCGTCATTGTGGTCAAATCTGGCCAATCTTGAGGAGATTTTGTTCATTTCCTGTGAGGCATTTCTGAGACTATGAGCCTCTCAGCTGAGACCTCCGCTGGCTCGCCACCAGACAGGTTTCCCATCCTGTTCGCAGTCGGTTCATCCCTTTGTCTCTTTGATGTCAGCGTCTCTGCAATAGTGTGTGATTTGTTTCTGGAGAGTATGTTTTTCATCAGTTTCCAAGCACTGTTTAAACAGCTGCTTTACTCTAACTGTCTTTTGACATAGACAATAAGCTCTTCTACGTAGGTTAACATGAAAATATATTTGTCTGTTTCAGAGATGACATTGCATCCAGCTCCACGTTCACCCTGGAGGACAGCGCTATCTGCCTCACCTCAGAGCAGAGCACCATGGATGTGGACATGGACCGCGATGACGGATCTGTTCTCGATGTCTACTTGGTGAGTTGTTTCTCCATTTGATATTTCAGGTCACATTGGGGTCATTATTGTTTTGTCCTCATGAAGTGTTCAGATATTGGCTCAGTGGTGCTTGTGCATGTTTAGCTTATTCACATTTAGGCCTAAACCACGCTGATAATCACccgtttctctctcctccccggcaGTGAAAAGAGCAGCTTTCCAACCTTCATTTCCTCCTGCCAATCAGACAATCGCCGCGCTCCATTGGACCGGCCAGACTGGCCTTTGACTCCACTTCCAGTGCTGCTACATCCATGTTGCCATTTGCATTGCCAACACATAAAAAGACTGAGATTCTCCACCGGTTGATGGACTAAAAGAAGACACCAACAGAGTCACAGCGATGGACATCTGCAGGAACCATGTGACATATCATGTAACTTGATGAACATCAGGCTGAACTGAGTGTCGCTTTTTAGAGCATGCGTCAACGCAGTGCCATTAAGTTTTATATATGTCTACTGTTTTCATGGCCTACACAAAGATCtaaatatttactttatatatatatatatatatatacacacatatgagGAGAGGGTAGATACATTTCTTTTAACGTTTCTTTCTGCTGACCAGAAAGAAACGAAAGAGCCTTTCAAAGTTTGCTGATCAGAAGAGAAATGTTTACAGTGACTTTATGAAGGCATCTTTGTCCCTGATGAACAGGGATGTGTcacacagaggacagaagcCAGCTCACAGACAAAACAGATGAGAAAATACTCATATGAACAGGCGTGATGGATTCTGAAGCTCCACAGGCCTAACAGACTGTGACGTGGTTAAAGCTGCCACCGCATCCTTAC from Sebastes fasciatus isolate fSebFas1 chromosome 6, fSebFas1.pri, whole genome shotgun sequence includes the following:
- the pip5k1bb gene encoding phosphatidylinositol 4-phosphate 5-kinase type-1 beta, encoding MSTTTENGMGGPWSTSREKTYKKTTSSALKGAIQLGIGYTVGNLTSKPDRDVLMQDFYVVESVFLPSEGSNLTPAHHYPDFRFKTYAPLAFRYFRDLFGIKPDDYLYSLVNEPLIELTNPGASGSLFYLTSDDEFIIKTVQHKEAKFLQRLLPGYYMNLNQNPRTLLPKFYGLYCIQSGGINIRLVVMNNVLPRSVKMNYKYDLKGSTYKRRASRKEREKSSPTYKDLDFQDMHEEGLYFDAETYNNLMKTLQRDCRVLESFKIMDYSLLLGVHVMDQSQREGGEPGQAGGDGRRPVGQRVLYSTAMESIQGDGKAAEALTTDDTMGGIPAKTHKEEKLLIFLGIIDILQSYRFIKKLEHSWKALVYDGDSVSVHRPGFYASRFLKFMSTRVFRKTQPLRFSPSKRTRTSIPALKSSSQEILSSQADERNEEDRRDRLGGACSLASLGGQAVFGSYLRPDLVPANPSFYEGSSMGTISTSSIFVNVDNQTGERDDIASSSTFTLEDSAICLTSEQSTMDVDMDRDDGSVLDVYL